One window of Streptococcus suis genomic DNA carries:
- a CDS encoding PrgI family protein has product MNTRVFKDISKVQHRAWLGFTTRQVIFVFPAVALTILVLGLNLFYWQFGDWFVYGFVFSFTIPLMLFGVYRPNDLPFEIYLKYRFHYELTVPDRTFTGRKGDQREKIKTLNEIKDLF; this is encoded by the coding sequence ATGAACACACGTGTCTTTAAGGACATCTCAAAGGTTCAACACAGGGCATGGCTGGGATTTACAACTAGACAGGTTATTTTTGTATTTCCAGCTGTCGCCCTAACCATTTTGGTTTTGGGCTTGAACCTATTTTATTGGCAATTTGGGGATTGGTTTGTCTATGGTTTTGTTTTTAGCTTTACCATTCCACTCATGTTATTTGGGGTCTATCGCCCCAACGATTTACCATTTGAAATATACCTCAAGTACCGTTTTCATTATGAACTAACGGTGCCAGACCGCACATTTACTGGAAGAAAAGGAGACCAACGTGAAAAAATTAAAACACTCAATGAAATCAAAGACCTCTTCTAA
- a CDS encoding conjugal transfer protein TrbL, producing the protein MIMNFTSPFVFLASEKVSSDSLFEGFQVDLESTANLVKSLADFNPTVWSYMTAITKGIMQPLGVAILAVVIVLEFSKMAKKIANSGGAMTFEAIAPMIVSYIMVAVVITNTTVIVEAIIAIASYVIEQVASLVTNGGANYDTISGIKGSGIVGKMIIGFFAILIWLVRMASIMVVNILITIRFIQLYLMIPFAPVTIPTFLSDDWRSVGIGYLKNIMVYAVQGILIFLIVSLVPLFESAGKIAVSNGAGVMESLAIMFGGLVQAILLIIALVGSQRTARSILGM; encoded by the coding sequence ATGATAATGAATTTTACGTCACCTTTTGTATTTCTAGCCTCTGAAAAAGTATCTAGCGACAGCCTTTTTGAAGGGTTTCAAGTGGATTTAGAATCAACCGCCAACTTGGTTAAGTCACTAGCGGACTTTAATCCGACGGTGTGGTCTTACATGACAGCCATTACCAAGGGGATTATGCAGCCCTTGGGAGTAGCTATTCTTGCGGTAGTTATTGTACTCGAATTTTCAAAAATGGCCAAGAAAATCGCAAACTCAGGCGGTGCAATGACCTTTGAAGCCATAGCACCTATGATTGTCAGCTACATCATGGTCGCGGTCGTGATTACCAATACGACGGTTATTGTGGAAGCCATTATTGCCATTGCCTCATATGTTATTGAACAAGTGGCAAGTCTTGTCACGAATGGTGGTGCTAATTATGATACCATCTCAGGCATTAAGGGATCTGGAATTGTAGGAAAAATGATTATTGGCTTTTTTGCGATTCTCATTTGGTTGGTACGAATGGCCAGCATCATGGTTGTCAATATCTTGATTACCATTCGCTTTATCCAACTCTATCTGATGATTCCTTTTGCCCCTGTTACCATTCCGACCTTCCTTAGTGATGACTGGAGAAGTGTTGGGATTGGTTACCTTAAAAACATCATGGTCTATGCCGTTCAAGGTATTTTGATTTTTCTAATTGTATCTCTTGTTCCCTTGTTTGAATCGGCTGGAAAGATTGCCGTATCAAATGGAGCTGGAGTGATGGAATCACTTGCCATTATGTTTGGTGGCTTGGTACAGGCCATCTTGTTAATCATTGCCTTGGTTGGCAGTCAACGAACCGCCCGAAGTATTTTGGGGATGTAG
- the ltrA gene encoding group II intron reverse transcriptase/maturase, with the protein MAKRIVNKAERNAERYDAKEIGYQLYEDSLNGKRFDRLMPMIVSEQNIILAYRNICKNNGSKTPGTDGKTIVEIQKLPIEMVIKTIRNKLNYYQPKKIRRVEIPKDNGKTRPLGIPSIWDRLIQQCVLQVLEPICEAKFHERNNGFRPYRSTQNAIAQCYKMAQIQNLHFVVDVDITGFFDNIDHSKLIRQLWGLGVQDRKLIMIIKQMLKADILFKDIVITPETGTPQGGILSPLLANVVLNELDWWVANQWEMFKIKEGSTGYEFTKVDNEGNILTIDRTQKWNKLRAKTDLKEMYIVRYADDFKIFCRDYVTAVKVMGATKLWLAENLHLKTSDEKSGITNLRKNYTTFLGIKFKVVPKGNKWIIRSHMADKSKVKVISKLGSVWKDIKNPSKQSELDKNISLYNAMVMGMHNYYCMATLVSSDFAEIAFKVTGKSNGMNHNKRCFPIEKQGEITSKYILDKYGKSKQCRWINGRMIVPVGYVSYEYPKYKRREVNKYVRKYSDAENCISFEVMKYMMENAHLYPTLEMADNALSRYIAQKGKCAVTHNALTIVDMVCEHIKPCKGERNDTYRNLIILSKEVSDLVGEENSNKVSKLLKNLPLTKEMQDKINKLREHRELEMIQFEDYIGTKK; encoded by the coding sequence ATGGCAAAACGAATTGTAAATAAAGCAGAACGAAATGCAGAAAGGTATGACGCTAAAGAAATAGGTTATCAGCTTTATGAAGATAGCCTGAACGGTAAGAGATTTGATAGGCTCATGCCAATGATTGTCTCTGAACAAAACATCATACTTGCATATCGAAATATCTGTAAAAATAACGGGAGTAAAACTCCTGGTACAGATGGTAAAACGATTGTAGAAATACAGAAATTACCTATCGAAATGGTCATAAAAACCATCAGAAACAAGTTGAACTATTATCAACCAAAGAAAATTAGACGAGTAGAAATCCCGAAAGATAATGGAAAGACAAGACCTCTTGGAATTCCGAGTATTTGGGACAGACTGATACAACAGTGTGTCTTACAGGTGTTAGAGCCAATCTGTGAAGCTAAGTTTCACGAAAGAAACAATGGTTTCAGACCGTACAGGTCTACACAGAACGCAATAGCACAGTGCTATAAAATGGCACAAATACAAAATCTGCACTTTGTTGTAGATGTAGACATTACAGGATTCTTTGATAATATTGACCACTCAAAACTTATCCGTCAGTTATGGGGATTGGGAGTACAGGACAGAAAGCTGATTATGATAATCAAGCAAATGTTAAAAGCAGATATTCTATTCAAAGATATCGTCATCACACCAGAAACAGGTACACCTCAAGGTGGTATTCTATCTCCGCTATTAGCTAATGTAGTGTTGAATGAACTGGACTGGTGGGTTGCTAATCAGTGGGAAATGTTCAAAATCAAAGAGGGAAGTACAGGCTACGAGTTTACAAAGGTTGATAACGAGGGAAACATACTCACAATAGACCGAACGCAGAAATGGAACAAGCTCAGAGCAAAAACCGACTTAAAAGAAATGTATATCGTAAGATATGCGGATGATTTTAAAATATTCTGTAGAGATTATGTGACAGCGGTTAAGGTAATGGGTGCGACAAAGCTATGGTTAGCTGAAAATCTTCACTTGAAGACAAGTGATGAAAAATCAGGAATTACTAACCTTAGAAAGAACTACACGACTTTTCTTGGAATAAAATTCAAGGTAGTACCAAAAGGGAATAAGTGGATTATTCGTTCCCATATGGCAGATAAGAGTAAAGTCAAGGTTATCAGTAAACTGGGTTCTGTTTGGAAAGATATTAAAAACCCAAGCAAACAAAGTGAATTAGATAAAAATATAAGTCTTTACAACGCTATGGTAATGGGAATGCACAATTATTACTGTATGGCAACGCTTGTGTCATCCGACTTTGCGGAAATAGCCTTTAAGGTTACAGGGAAAAGTAACGGAATGAATCATAACAAACGATGCTTTCCCATAGAGAAACAAGGTGAAATTACAAGCAAATACATCTTGGATAAGTACGGAAAGTCCAAACAATGTAGATGGATAAATGGTCGTATGATTGTTCCTGTCGGATATGTATCTTATGAATATCCAAAATATAAAAGACGTGAAGTCAACAAATATGTGAGGAAATACTCAGACGCTGAAAACTGTATCAGCTTTGAAGTTATGAAGTATATGATGGAAAATGCTCATCTCTATCCTACATTAGAGATGGCAGATAATGCTCTTTCAAGGTATATAGCACAAAAAGGCAAATGTGCTGTTACGCATAATGCTTTGACCATTGTGGATATGGTCTGTGAACACATCAAGCCTTGCAAAGGAGAAAGAAACGATACTTACAGGAATTTAATTATTCTCTCAAAAGAGGTATCGGATTTGGTAGGAGAAGAAAATAGCAATAAAGTAAGTAAGCTACTCAAAAATCTACCATTGACCAAAGAAATGCAAGATAAAATCAATAAGCTTCGTGAACACAGGGAGCTAGAAATGATACAATTCGAGGACTATATAGGCACTAAAAAGTAA